The DNA sequence aataatatttatactacacaataaaatatgaatCATTGATCATATGTTTTACACATTTCAGTTTTCTTAAAAGAAATTGTGAAAATAAAGCATTCTTGAACTaaattgtgtttcttttttgtcagtttttattGCTACCATCGAATTACTACTTGAACCTTTATTGATGTTGGATATGAAAAACACTATcatttattacttattttttaagtttattatacattttcctTATAGTGCTACACTCTTCGTACTTGGGTGGGTGTTTAGACCCGTAATTGTGCTAttagtattattttataatgtatttatattgcTTTATGTTAGTATGTCCTCCAAAACTGCAATAGCATTTTGTCtgtaaaccaacacacacacacacacacacacacacacacacacacacacatcttgatTCACATATTCCATCCAggattaaattttatttatttctatttattcttTCACAAGATGGGTGCCATGCAAATTCCTGAAACACGTGAGTGTCTTATAAGAACCTCAGACACCTCAGTACCTGCAACTTGTACCTGACTAAGTTAAGTATGACcaatatgcgtgtgtgtgtgtgtgtgtatctttttAATAGTATTTTGGGGTTTTGTAGTTTTGTTACTGTACGTCAGGTGCCATTCTTTTTCTTACAAGTTAAATTCATTAGCAATAAAAccctttaaacatttaaaagtgaaGTACAGTGTTATTTTTAATCACAGTAACCACCCCCACCTGATGTTTTACCTGTTTCTGTTCACTGTAGGTCAGCCATGGAGACACTGCACACTCCTGAAATGATTCTCTGCATCATACTCATCCTCTCTACGACTCCAGGAGTCAAAAGCATTAACACGGTATTTGTCTAAACTGTGAAACTCTGTCATgaaaatatttcctttcaaaaaCTTGATGagggaaaaatgtaaaagacaatgttatttttattgaacTTGAAATTTGTGAGTTAGCGTCAGTGTATTTACAACAGCACAAAGTATTTTGAGATATCGTAGCTACAAATATTACTGCATACTATATTTACCATTTGTTtccataaaatatttataagtaTATTTCTATTGCAGAaagtatttataaaatatatacaatccgccaaaatagtaactttatgtGGAAACTTTCCATggaatcaatgtaaaaagattaaaGTCCAattgattttggagcatttctattggttcaatTTTCATGAAATTTTGACATGATATGAGGgcaactgctgttcacaaaaatcacaaaaattCACAAAATCATAAAATTTCTCAAAAATTGAGCTACATGTtattaattggacagcgattaTATTTCACGTTATAATTCATGTTAGTAAGTtaactttatattttttctttaatttttcagATCACAATGGATGAATATCCAAAATCCATCGATGATGAATTTAATGGCTGCAAACCACATATGTATCAGTGGATTAGATCTGGAAACCTGGAGCAGGAGCTGCAGAAAAATATCAAATTTAGGACGGCCTGGAAAAAAGCCAAATCTGGACTTCATTTAGACCACAAAATGAACTATCAATTAACTAATGATGACTTGAGGAAGCTAGCTATTCGCACGTACACTGAGCAAAACATTTACGGTGAACTTAATAACAAAATGCGTAATGGACTGTGTGACTATAGGACCAAGTTTGGTCTGATCTCTTTGCACTTTCTGATCACAGATGCCATACAAACCTTCAACCCTCAGGGCAAATGTGAAACCACATACCGTTTCTCCAAAGATCGCTTTGAAATTAAAGGTCAATTTGTGCGTTTTGGCAGTTTTACGTCTTCCACGCGCAACCCCACACTGAAAACCTTTGGAAGAGTAACTTGTTTTGTCATCACAACGTGCCACGGTGCACATATAGCCTCCATATCAGCGTTTAAAAATGAAGATGAAGTGCTAATACCTCCTTATGAAAGGTTTATAAAGAAGAAACTACCTGCGTCTTTTCTGAAATTCAATAAGGTCCTGAAAGATTGTGGAACTATTCTCAAACTGGAAAGTGTGAAAAAATTGAGCACCATGAAGTGTGATGTAGTCAATTTTAAGTTAAAACACTCCATCTGCACCCTCTAGTGATTCAATTAGACCCTGATTAGTGGCTGCTTTGTGCTCGTTAGCCACCAGGGGGCGTCGTACAAAGTTTGAGCTATTATATGATTATGTTGGAGGAGGAAACGTAAAATAAAAACTatgataaaaattaaacaaaagttATGGTTTGAATTTCTAGTGGTCTTTCTGCTTTCTGTTGACATCAGAACATTAGCATCTGGTCATCGCTAACATACATTAACGTATGTGTAGAATTTGTGATAGTTTGTAGCTAAGAAGGTGAACTTACACAAAGGTAAGATGGTCCATGAAATGTTTTTACTCCTACTTCTGCTATTTTCAGTACGTTCAACACAGTCATATGTTTATTATCAAATGTAAAGCAAGACATCAAAAAGTCTAATGAAATTCAAACACTGCGGCAGGATGATCCTACAGAGTTATGAAGATATAATTAAATACTCAAGGTCTAGTAATAAATAACTGATGTGTGGATACAGCCACAGTGCTGAATAATACAATGTACAGAATACTGTGGAATAACTAATGTGCAGTGAAGTAAATACCATTAACACTAATGTACTAAAGTCTTCCTTTTACAGCTCTCTATAATCTAACAGTCCAAATCCTCTCAGAACTACAGTAAAGATGGAGACAGACTGGTCAGACTCACACTGAAACTGTGGAAACAGCGACATATAGTGGTGGCTTAAGGAATCTTTCTGTGATACACGAGCGCCATCATcaggttgttgttgtgttttgttaaagGCCCGTAttctacattttattcattcttgAGGTCCACTAGTGAAATAAAACACTCATTTCACTTGTTAATCTGAATCCTTCTGTTGGTTTAAACCTCAGCCACTGAATTATGGAGAAATCCACATTTCTAAAGCCTTGATATGTCACAGAATAGCAACTGAGCTCCATGAGAGTGAATCAAAATGGAGGACCACATGTTTAAATCAACATACTTTGCTAGTCATAACTGCTAAGTAACTTTGTAAATTAGAAAATGAAAGCTAATGTTGTTTAATCAAGTCCAGTCCTCTGTCCTTCCCCGTAACCAGTCCCGTCACCTGTTCTGTCTACATTCCAGTCCCAAGTTTTTAATCATGTCCTGTccccaaaaatgtctcaaaatgtccataggtgtcagtgaatgagtgagtgtgtgtcgccctacgagggactggcaccccctccagggtgtgtacctgccttgtgcccaaggATCCCGGGAGGCTCCGgaccctgcactggataagcgattacagacgatgaatgaaaaGAGTAATATTTGTCAGTGTAGTTAATCAGTTTAATACAAACAGATTAATTTGTGAAAATGCAGCCTGTTTGTAATACACATTCAAAAACTGATTTTAATCTAAATGTTAGAAAACGTCTATAATGAAGTTTCTAGTTTTAGTTAAATCTTCCTTTGTACATTTGATATTTTGTGCTTGGTACAGGTGGTTTCCTGTTTGCTgtggaagggggggggggtgctgctGAAGGATGGTTTACTATAAACTATGCTTTCCTCCTTTTACACCTTATGCTAGTGTGAATGTTCTCATATCCTCCCTTCACATGTTCCCTTCATCAGATGCATACAAAAGCCAAGATGTATATTTGCTCTGCACATATAAGGAAAGGTTAGATTGAGATCTGATCTGATTGGTTTTCTGTGACTTTTTCCGTGTCCTTATGGCTGTCTGTATCCTATAAAACCTCATGTACTGCTCAAAATATACAAAGCTTTGCCTCACACTCTTAGCTTTCTTTGGCCAAGTTCTCTAACTCAGTAAGGAGGACTGCAACTGGAACAACTAGAGGGTTTGACTTAGAACAAGAATCACATTTAAAGGTATGTTTTCCTACCACtcgtatttattttattattattcgtGTTTTAAAATCAGTAAAATATAACTTGGACCAGGGGTGTTCACATTTTCATCTTTGACCTTCACAGTAGAAACATCACCTGGAGTTATAACAGGTTAAATACCTACCGTTTTTCCCAAATCAGGTCAACAATGAAGAATCCAATAATGCAGttcatcatcatcctcttcctcaCTGTGATCACACCATCAGAAATGACACGAATGGTAAAGTCAGACTTAATCTTTCAAACCTTTAAGTAATTAACAGGAGGGAGTGATTCtaaatgaaaatacattgaaagtTTTTCCTCAATTAAAcaattatattaatttcaacaatttcttcttttttaatttgtgaGTCCTGTTTGtagttttaagtaaaaatagctGGAGTTTGAGGCGTGACGTCTGAAGTCACAGACATAGGAACACTGCAGGAATTTTCAGCCGAGATGGCGGATGGTCAGGGGTTCACTGATGTTAGTGAATTTGGAcaggttcatgtgtttatttcagtgggagggggggtggtggtggtggagtaACTGTTAATCACTGTTACGTAGCTCCAGAGATCTAGGTTTGTGGGTCTGAAACCTCATCAGGAGTTTGAAATGTTCCCCCACAGTGCATCAACTGTGACTTTTTCCGTGTCCTTATGACCGTCAGTGTCCAATAAAAGCTCATGTACTGCCCAAAATATACAGAGCTTTGCCTCACACTCTTAGCTTTCTTTGGCCAAGTTCTCTCTAACTCAGTAAGGAGGACTGCAACTGGAACAACTAGAGGGTTTGACTTAGAACAAGAATCACATTTAAAGGTATTTTTTCCTACCACtcgtttattattattattattattattgttgttgttgttgttgttgttgttgttttgaagtCAGTAAAATATAACTTGGACCAGGGGTGTTCACATTTTCATCTTTGACCTTCACAGTAGAAACATCACCTGGAGTTATAACAGGTTAAATACCTACTGTTTTTCCCAAATCAGGTCAACAATGAAGAATCCAATAATGCAGTTCTTCCTTACTATGACCGACCCATCAGGAATGAAAGGGGGCTCTGGCCATCAAACCCACAAACGGTAAAGTCAGACTTAACCTTTCAAAACCCTAAGTAATTAACAGGAGAGAGTGattctaaattaaaatacattgaaagTGTTCCCTCAgttaaacaattaaattaatttcaccAATTTCTTCtgtttgagtttgtgaaactgtaaagcTTTGATTGAGCAGAGTCCTGTTTGtggtttaaagtaaaaatagctGGAGTTTATGAGGCGTGACGTTTGAAGTCACAGACATAGGACCACTGCAGGAATTTTCAGCCGAGATGGCGGATGGTCAGGGGTTCACAGATGTTAGTGAATTTGGAcaggttcatgtgtttatttcagtgggagggaggggtggtggtggtggtgtaacTGTTAATCACTGTTGTGTAGCTCCAGAGTCCTGTGGTTGTGGGGTTGAAACCCACATCAGAGGCatttggtgtgtgttttggtgcaaGTGAAAGATGGAGGCTGCCAGTCAAAGAGTAAAGGGGTAAAATAAACTTTTCAGATTAATTGTAAAAACCCTAATTGAGGgcggtgttctccctgtgtctgcgtgggtttcctccgtgtgctccggttacctcccacagtccaaaaacacacgttgcaggtggattggcgactcgaaagtgtccgtaggtgtgagtgtgtgagtgaatgtgtgtgtctgtgttgccctgtgaaggactggcgtcccctccagggtgtattcccgccttgcgcccaatgattccaggtaggctctggacccaccgcgaccctaaattggataagcggttacagataatgttaGTAAGTtaactttatattttttcttttttttttcagattacaATGGATGAATATCCAAAGTCCATCGATGATAAATTTAATGACTGCAAACCACAAATGTATGAGAAGATTAAATCTAAATACCTGAAGAAGGAGCTGGAGAACAATAAAGAATTTAAGATAGCCTGGGACCATGCCAAATGTGAACTTGATTTACACAAGAAAAAGGATAATAAATTATCTGAAGATGATTTGAGAAAAATAGCCATTCGCGTGTACACTGGGGATGAACCATACAAGTTTTATGATAAACTTAATAGTAAAATGCGTGATGGCCGGTGTGACTACATGACTGACTTTGGTCTGATCTCTTTGCACTTTCTGATCACAGATGCCATACAAACCCTCAACCCTCAGGGCAAATGTGAAACCACATACCGTTTCTCCAAAGATCGCTTTGAAATTAAAGGTAAATTTGTGCGTTTTGGCAGTTTTGCTTCTTCCACACGTGACCCCACACTGAAAACCTTTGGAAGAGAAACTTGTTTTGTCATCACAACCTGCCACGGTGCACATATAGCCTCCATA is a window from the Hoplias malabaricus isolate fHopMal1 chromosome 11, fHopMal1.hap1, whole genome shotgun sequence genome containing:
- the LOC136709170 gene encoding NAD(P)(+)--arginine ADP-ribosyltransferase 2-like — protein: METLHTPEMILCIILILSTTPGVKSINTITMDEYPKSIDDEFNGCKPHMYQWIRSGNLEQELQKNIKFRTAWKKAKSGLHLDHKMNYQLTNDDLRKLAIRTYTEQNIYGELNNKMRNGLCDYRTKFGLISLHFLITDAIQTFNPQGKCETTYRFSKDRFEIKGQFVRFGSFTSSTRNPTLKTFGRVTCFVITTCHGAHIASISAFKNEDEVLIPPYERFIKKKLPASFLKFNKVLKDCGTILKLESVKKLSTMKCDVVNFKLKHSICTL